A part of Colius striatus isolate bColStr4 chromosome 13, bColStr4.1.hap1, whole genome shotgun sequence genomic DNA contains:
- the IL13RA1 gene encoding interleukin-13 receptor subunit alpha-1: MRTLAVAPWGRLLLAGCWLVAVGTVAGTKVLPPPSNLNYTFIQICTLNWTWNPPENVSSSCELEYSSDVVIDEVPQDIRAWSKSRFRVTDTFLNAETSFRVRSECKYDNGSEPSRWVEASLPPKGIPGTAAVDLSCVWHNLEYMVCTWRPGENASGDTNYMLFYWFDGLKNHQKCSNYSVHQGTFGCSFNLSFPKVTSTYPAISILIRGDSEEIRPVCASKNPTTLVKPATPRHITLSKVNDEIRVEWSESDTFPENCLVYEVECHTGDLDTAWRIKVKNNYTSIPSIDPKSKYNFKVRAKPDPTCYSSELCSDWSEEKSIGEKMDSTFYFALIITIPLVVAVSTIILLIYLKRLKILILPPIPDPREILKRMFGEQNDDFQSYARDDSVNTYDRLNKEEEIHSLILTETPESANSEKKNDKLCFTSDR, from the exons ATGCGTACCCTCGCAGTCGCGCCCTGGGGCCGGCTGCTCCTCGCCGGCTGCTGGCTGGTGGCGGTGGGAACGGTGGCAG gaaccAAAGTTCTTCCACCTCCATCCAACCTCAACTACACTTTTATCCAAATCTGCACCCTGAACTGGACATGGAACCCTCCAGAGAACGTCAGCAGTAGCTGTGAGCTGGAGTATTCCAGTGACGTGGTGATTGATGAGGTCCCTCAGGATATAAGA GCATGGAGTAAGAGCCGTTTCCGTGTGACGGACACGTTCTTGAATGCGGAAACGAGCTTCAGAGTGAGGAGTGAGTGCAAGTATGATAACGGCAGCGAGCCCAGCCGGTGGGTGGAGGCCTCCCTTCCTCCTAAAG GCATTCCAGGTACTGCTGCTGTTGACTTGAGCTGTGTTTGGCACAATTTGGAGTACATGGTTTGCACGTGGCGTCCCGGGGAGAACGCAAGCGGTGATACCAATTACATGCTGTTCTACTG GTTTGATGGTTTGAAAAACCATCAGAAGTGCAGCAACTATTCTGTGCACCAAGGAACCTTTGGGTGCAGTTTCAACCTTAGCTTCCCAAAAGTCACCAGTACTTACCCAGCTATAAGTATATTGATTAGAGGTGACTCTGAAGAAATCAGGCCTGTGTGTGCAAGTAAAAATCCTACCACCCTTG taaAACCTGCTACACCAAGACACATCACCCTGTCAAAGGTTAACGATGAGATACGTGTGGAATGGAGTGAATCAGACACCTTTCCAGAAAATTGTTTGGTTTATGAAGTTGAGTGTCACACTGGTGATCTGGACACTGCTTGGAgaattaaa gttaaaaataattatacatCAATTCCTAGCATTGATCCCAAGAGCAAGTACAACTTCAAAGTGAGAGCAAAACCAGATCCCACATGCTACAGCAGCGAGCTCTGTAGTGACTGGAGTGAAGAAAAGAGTATTG GTGAGAAGATGGACTCCACATTCTATTTTGCTTTAATAATCACCATCCCATTAGTAGTTGCAGTATCTACAATAATTCTACTAATTTATCTGAAAAG GCTGAAGATATTAATTCTTCCACCAATTCCAGACCCTAGAGAAATTCTTAAGCGTATGTTTGGAGAGCAGAATGACGATTTCCAG AGCTATGCAAGGGATGATTCTGTGAACACTTACGACAGGttaaataaagaagaagaaattcatTCCTTAATTTTAACAGAAACTCCAGAGTCTGctaattctgaaaagaaaaatgacaaacTCTGCTTTACCAGTGACAGATGA